Proteins encoded by one window of Myripristis murdjan chromosome 1, fMyrMur1.1, whole genome shotgun sequence:
- the eif3ba gene encoding eukaryotic translation initiation factor 3, subunit Ba produces the protein MQDTVDMADDPEYEEEEPSFSDPEDFLDDIDDEELLGDILREKPQEADGIDSVVVVDNVPQVGPERLEKLKNVIHKIFSKFGKITNEFYPEADGMTKGYIFLEYAAPTQALEAVKNADGYKLDKQHTFRVNVFTDFDKYMNISDEWETPEKQPFKDFGNMRHWIEDPDCRDQYSVIYESGERTAIFSNDAKEPITVEERARWTETYVRWSPKGTYLATFHQRGIALWGGEKFKQIQRFSHQGVSLIDFSPCERYVVTFSPLMDTKEDPQAIIIWDILTGQKKRGFHCESSAHWPIFKWSHDGKFFARMTQDTLSIYETPSMGLLDKKSLKISGIKDFSWSPGDNIIAFWVPEDKDIPARVTLMQLPSRQEIRVRNLFNVVDCKLHWQRNGDYLCVKVDRTPKGTQGVVTNFEIFRMREKQVPVDVVEMKESIIAFAWEPNGSKFAVLHGESPRISASFYHVKNNGKIELIKMFDKQQANSIFWSPQGQFMVLAGLRSMNGALAFVDTSDCTMMNIAEHYMASDVEWDPTGRYVVTSVSWWSHKVDNAYWLWTFQGRLLQKNNKDRFCQLLWRPRPATLLSAEQIKMIKKDLKKYSKIFEQKDRLSQSKASKELVDKRRAMMEEYRHYREMAVQTYQEQRSLRLELRGGVDTDELDSNVDDWEEETIEFFINEEIIPLGDL, from the exons ATGCAAGATACAGTGGATATGGCTGACGACCCCGAGTATGAAGAAGAGGAGCCTTCCTTCAGCGACCCGGAGGACTTTCTGGACGACATCGACGATGAGG AGCTCTTGGGTGACATCCTAAGGGAGAAGCCCCAGGAGGCTGATGGTATAGActcggtggtggtggtggacaATGTCCCCCAGGTAGGACCAGAGCGTCTGGAAAAACTGAAGAATGTCATACACAAGATTTTCTCCAAGTTTGGCAAGATCACCAATGAGTTCTACCCTGAGGCTGATGGCATGACCAAAGG GTACATCTTCCTGGAGTATGCTGCTCCCACCCAGGCTCTGGAGGCAGTCAAGAATGCTGATGGGTACAAACTTGACAAACAGCACACATTCAGGGTCAACGTCTTCACTGACTTTGACAA gtATATGAACATTAGTGATGAGTGGGAAACTCCAGAGAAGCAGCCTTTCAAGGACTTT GGTAATATGCGCCACTGGATTGAAGACCCAGACTGCCGTGACCAGTACAGTGTCATTTACGAATCAGGAGAGAGAACTGCCATTTTCTCTAATGACGCCAAGGAGCCAATCACAGTTGAGGAGAGAGCG cGCTGGACAGAGACGTATGTGCGCTGGTCTCCTAAAGGCACCTACCTGGCCACCTTCCACCAGCGCGGCATTGCATTGTGGGGTGGTGAGAAGTTCAAACAGATTCAGAGGTTCAGCCATCAGGGCGTGTCCCTCATCGACTTCTCACCATGTGAAAG GTATGTTGTGACCTTCAGTCCGCTGATGGACACCAAGGAGGATCCGCAGGCCATCATCATCTGGGACATTCTGACcggacagaaaaagagaggctTCCACTGCGAGAGCTCTGCACACTGGCCCATCTTCAA ATGGAGCCATGATGGGAAGTTCTTTGCCAGGatgacccaggacacgctgagCATCTATGAGACTCCA TCTATGGGTCTGCTCGACAAGAAGAGTCTCAAGATTAGTGGAATCAA ggaCTTCTCATGGTCTCCTGGTGACAACATCATAGCATTCTGGGTGCCTGAGGACAAAGACATCCCAGCCAGAGTGACTCTGATGCAGCTGCCTTCTCGTCAGGAGATCAGGGTCCGCAACCTGTTCAATGTTGTTGACTGCAAACTGCACTGGCAGAGGAACGGAGATTACCTCTGTGTCAAAGTGGACAGGACACCCAAGGGAACACAG GGCGTGGTCACCAACTTTGAAATCTTCCgcatgagagagaaacaggttcCTGTGGACGTGGTTGAGATGAAAG AAAGCATCATAGCGTTTGCTTGGGAGCCCAATGGCAGCAAGTTTGCTGTTCTCCATGGAGAGTCTCCCAGAATCAGCGCCTCCTTCTACCATGTCAAAAACAACGGCAAGATTGAGCTCATAA agatGTTTGACAAACAGCAGGCCAACAGCATCTTCTGGAGCCCCCAAGGACAATTTATGGTTCTAGCTGGACTCAGGAG TATGAATGGGGCCCTTGCCTTTGTGGACACGTCAGACTGCACCATGATGAACATTGCTGAGCACTACATGGCCTCTGACGTGGAGTGGGACCCAACCGGCCGCTATGTTGTCACCTCTGTCTCCTGGTGGAGCCACAAG gtggacaATGCCTACTGGCTGTGGACGTTTCAGGGCCGTCTTCTTCAGAAGAACAACAAGGACAGGTTCTGTCAGCTTCTCTGGAGACCTCGACCTGCCACCCTGCTCAGCGCAGAGCAGATCAAG ATGATCAAAAAGGATCTTAAGAAATACTCCAAGATCTTTGAGCAGAAGGATCGTCTGAGTCAATCCAAGGCTTCCAAG gAGCTGGTGGACAAGCGCAGGGCCATGATGGAGGAGTATCGTCATTACAGGGAGATGGCAGTGCAGACCTACCAGGAACAGAGGAGCCTCCGCCTCGAGCTCAGAGGAG GAGTGGACACTGATGAACTGGACAGTAATGTGGACGACTGGGAAGAGGAGACCATTGAGTTTTTTATCAACGAAGAAATCATTCCCCTTGGAGATCTGTAG
- the brat1 gene encoding integrator complex assembly factor BRAT1, with translation MDRECVALLPRVCEVLAESGKSLPDDTSLEKLLDWFTGLAKAGASLLEVCPCLLEFISTVIYNTDADPSVLSFTLKLTGLMAASEDGFKMLKECSILRQAYDIQHWQDAGLWEDPCIRIGWIQGLRSMLQHPMALHFLVETDFTRHLLQLQTDASLFVASAANQVLAHILVFFQPLSSDDVEKKEEKEMRTYACIKAPIAMDTDIEHLAVAMETSHEYIAVTTAISDHLKVSLVPKENAQFHQSLQSLKLLALLLAQAKPPLEDTLLRTVLGSLEALVKAEYSQLTLPLMDVLLTACSHCNTDEHVTDQTVSCLLSSMLDTSKPSDLIQAAAAVLRRGHRDIIHSAKAVGILLLPLDIITGQTLLSTHSEEQRFSVEELLKSKTSCISMLCVSLMNTPQITLMPPDFLPCPPVTVVTAVLSLLRICSGHAPSSSIGSSKTCRNIIGNGKVQRCGLEALTALSTSPGGKEKMSEVFTVLIQYLQNPDSDPTVIQKSYQALVKWMGVCTDISSMRDQLTQDLLEVVKKRMCDMHWEVRDSTVEFLGQLGGVCTSTKPDQVVCVSEALLGCSTVPLLIEALCDSESYVRASTISALAQTLAHSWQQGAAVTQEQTDIVIRLLDILSNDTEGFARRAVVQYFTAWFSSYSSNTLPLSSSSSSLLMKSVHSVLSQGSADLDWEVKLHTLQLAQLLLDKALPGLQGSRLDSDTHTTPPTPSLNNLPHPYAVGSDQAYTLHTHTGAQTHTDPAGEGGCRESMEMDLADAVHSLVEQGVVSALLSGLVDCDRPVGLKACRLLRTLRDTICLQDTPAALATATRVACELPGSGWGREIRKILEKKCDWSKCESEEDDSVCVGVYEALRSLGLDEKLAILTQSSDHVHNSPLSLLQDILSTSDTHTQPGTQPGQEVIVDCY, from the exons atggacagggAGTGTGTGGCGCTGCTGCcacgtgtgtgtgaggtgttggCGGAGTCAGGGAAGTCTCTGCCTGATGACACCAGCCTGGAGAAACTACTGGACTGGTTCACAGGGCTCGCCAAGGCTG GAGCATCACTTTTGGAGGTCTGCCCATGTCTGCTTGAATTCATATCCACTGTCATATACAACACCGATGCAGATCCCAGTgtcctctccttcactctcaAACTCACTGGCTTAATGGCTGCCAGTGAAGACGGCTTTAAAATGTTAAAG GAGTGCTCCATCCTCAGGCAGGCGTATGACATTCAACACTGGCAGGACGCAGGGCTGTGGGAGGATCCCTGCATACGCATTGGCTGGATCCAGGGATTAAGGAGCATGCTGCAGCATCCAATGGCTCTCCACTTCCTGGTTGAAACAG ACTTTACCAGGCACCTCCTACAACTCCAGACGGATGCAAGTCTATTTGTTGCCTCAGCCGCCAATCAGGTGCTTGCCCACATTCTGGTCTTCTTTCAGCCACTCTCATCTGATGAtgtggaaaagaaagaggagaaggaaatgaGGACATACGCCTGCATCAAAGCACCCATTGCTATGGACACAGATATAGAACATCTGGCTGTCGCCATGGAAACCAGCCACGAGTACATTGCTGTGACCACGGCAATCTCAGATCACCTCAAGGTGTCACTGGTCCCTAAGGAAAATGCACAGTTCCATCAGAGCCTCCAGAGCCTCAAGCTGCTGGCCCTGCTGCTGGCCCAGGCCAAACCTCCTCTTGAGGATACGCTGCTCAGGACAGTCCTAGGCTCTCTGGAGGCCCTGGTGAAAGCAGAGTATAGTCAGCTCACCCTGCCTTTAATGGATGTCCTGCTGACTGCATGCAG CCACTGCAACACTGATGAACACGTCACAGACCAGACAGTCAGCTGCCTTCTATCATCCATGCTGGATACCAGCAAACCCTCTGACCTCATTCAGGCTGCTGCAGCCGTTCTCCGCAGAGGCCACCG TGACATCATACACTCTGCCAAGGCTGTGGGAATACTACTGCTGCCCTTAGACATTATCACTGGACAGACTCTACTGAGCACACACTCAGAGGAACAGCGCTTTTCAGTGGAAGAACTGCTGAAGAGTAAAACCTCCTGTATCTCCATGCTCTGTGTCAGTCTGATGAACACACCACAGATCACACTCATG ccCCCTGACTTCCTGCCCTGTCCCCCAGTGACAGTTGTCACTGCTGTTTTGTCACTGCTGAGGATCTGCAGTGGCCACGCCCCCTCATCATCCATTGGATCTAGTAAGACATGCAGGAATATCATTGGCAATGGCAAGGTTCAGAGATGTGGCTTAGAGGCTCTGACAGCTCTCAGCACCAGCCCAG gaggaaaggagaagatGAGCGAGGTCTTCACAGTTCTGATACAGTATCTACAAAACCCAGACTCTGATCCCACT gtAATACAGAAGTCCTACCAGGCACTGGTGAAGTGGATGGGTGTGTGTACAGATATTTCCTCTATGCGAGACCAACTCACACAAG ATCTGCTGGAGGTAGTGAAGAAGCGTATGTGTGACATGCATTGGGAAGTTAGAGACTCAACTGTGGAGTTTCTGGGACAGCTGGGAGGTGTGTGTACCTCTACAAAACCAGACcaagtagtgtgtgtgtctgaggctcTGCTCGGCTGTAGTACAGTTCCTCTCCTCATAGAGGCGCTGTGTGATTCAGAGAGTTATGTGAGAGCCAGCACCATCTCTGCGCTGGCACAAACACTGGCACACAGCtggcagcagggggcagcagtcaCACAGGAGCAG ACTGATATAGTCATCCGGCTGTTGGACATCCTCTCCAACGACACAGAGGGCTTTGCCAGAAGAGCGGTCGTACAATATTTCACCGCCTGGTTCTCTTCGTACTCATCAAACACACTTCCAttgtcatcttcctcttcctccctcctgaTGAAGTCTGTGCACTCTGTCCTGTCTCAAGGCAGCGCTGACCTGGACTGGGAGGTCAAGCTTCACACCCTGCAGCTGGCCCAGCTCCTGCTGGACAAAGCACTTCCGGGTCTCCAGGGGTCCCGGCTagattcagacacacacaccaccccaccCACGCCTAGTCTGAATAACCTGCCGCACCCTTATGCTGTAGGCTCTGACCAGGcctacacactacacacacacactggagcacagacacacacagacccagcaGGTGAAGGAGGGTGCAGGGAGAGTATGGAAATGGACTTGGCTGATGCAGTGCACAGTCTGGTAGAGCAGGGGGTTGTGTCGGCGTTGCTGAGCGGTCTGGTTGACTGTGACAGACCTGTGGGACTGAAGGCCTGTCGCCTGCTCAGAACACTCAGAGACACAATCTGCCTCCaggacacacctgctgcccTGGCAACAGCCACCAGGGTGGCCTGTGAACTGCCCGGGTCAGGCTGGGGGCGTGAGATCAGAAAAATCCTGGAGAAGAAATGTGACTGGAGCAAGTGTGAGAGCGAGGaagatgacagtgtgtgtgttggtgtgtatgaGGCGTTGAGGTCTCTGGGTTTAGATGAGAAGCTTGCCATTCTGACCCAAAGCAGTGACCATGTCCACAACTCCCCTCTGTCCCTGCTGCAGGACATACTGAGcaccagtgacacacacactcaaccagGTACACAGCCTGGACAGGAGGTCATAGTTGACtgctactga
- the LOC115363201 gene encoding GRB2-related adapter protein-like, whose amino-acid sequence MEAVALYSFTASEADEISFHKGDIIKVTDMEDDPNWFTAEVQGKRGYIPENYITLLPHPWFAGRVSRQEAEQRLRGQASGAFLVRESESSPGEFSVSVSYGDMVEHFRVLEGAGLYCIWDESFCSLNRLVDFYRTHSIAVERVVHLRDLPSDTSPRLSNPVRNPYPNPYRSTSQQPVPLSRLLSHPDRVSSLHLLEPVLAKPRLAHALCDYTPPRTSHLHFLRGDIIDLLDCSNSLSWRGRCRGRVGVFPPEYVQLLYH is encoded by the exons ATGGAGGCGGTGGCACTTTACTCTTTCACAGCATCAGAAGCAGATGAGATCAGTTTTCACAAAGGGGACATCATCAAG GTGACAGACATGGAGGATGATCCTAACTGGTTCACAGCAGAGGTCCAGGGAAAGCGTGGCTACATTCCAGAGAACTACATTACCCTCCTTCCTCAtcc gtggtttGCAGGGCGGGTGTCCAGGCAGGAGGCTGAGCAGCGTCTGCGCGGGCAGGCCAGTGGAGCCTTCCTGGTTAGGGAGAGTGAGTCGTCTCCGGGAGAGTTTTCCGTCTCCGTTAG CTATGGCGACATGGTGGAGCACTTCCGGGTTCTGGAGGGGGCAGGCCTGTACTGCATATGGGATGAGTCATTCTGTTCCCTCAACCGGTTGGTGGATTTTTATAGAACTCATAGCATCGCCGTGGAGCGGGTGGTGCACCTGAGAGACCTTCCCTCAGATACGTCCCCTCGCCTGTCCAACCCTGTGCGTAACCCCTATCCCAACCCATACAGGAGCACCTCTCAGCAGCCCGTGCCCCTGTCCCGGCTGCTCTCTCACCCAGACAGAGTATCCTCCCTGCATCTGCTGGAACCAGTTTTGGCG aAACCTCGTCTGGCTCACGCATTGTGTGACTACACGCCCCCTCGAACCTCCCATCTCCACTTCCTGCGCGGTGACATCATCGACCTGCTGGACTGCTCCAATTCGCTGAGCTGGAGAGGGCGATGCCGCGGCAGAGTGGGAGTCTTTCCACCGGAATATGTCCAACTGCTTTACCACTGA